A stretch of Macadamia integrifolia cultivar HAES 741 chromosome 7, SCU_Mint_v3, whole genome shotgun sequence DNA encodes these proteins:
- the LOC122085143 gene encoding actin-depolymerizing factor 5-like: protein MAMAFKMAITGMWVTEECTNLFMDMKRKKVHRYIVFKIDEGSKLVTVDKVGGPAESYDDLAASLPDDDCRYAVFDFDFVTVDNCRKSKIFFIAWAPPASRIRAKMLHATSKDGLRRVLEGVHYEVQATDPTEMGIEVIRDRAK, encoded by the exons ATGGCGATGGCTTTTAAGATg GCGATCACGGGGATGTGGGTAACGGAGGAGTGCACGAACTTGTTCATGGACATGAAAAGGAAGAAGGTGCACCGCTACATAGTGTTCAAGATTGACGAGGGGTCCAAGCTTGTCACCGTCGACAAGGTCGGTGGCCCTGCCGAAAGCTACGATGACCTCGCCGCTTCCCTCCCTGATGATGACTGCCGCTACGCCGTTTTTGACTTCGACTTTGTCACCGTCGATAACTGCCGGAAGAGCAAGATCTTCTTCATTGCatg GGCTCCACCAGCATCGAGGATAAGAGCGAAGATGCTACACGCAACCTCCAAAGATGGGCTGAGGAGAGTGCTTGAGGGTGTCCACTACGAAGTACAGGCCACTGACCCCACCGAGATGGGTATCGAAGTCATCAGAGACCGTGCCAAATAG
- the LOC122084030 gene encoding MLO-like protein 4 isoform X1 has protein sequence MEKERSLSDSPSWAVAIVITVMVTVCFFVSNSLKWFGKWLDTTKKKALLSALEKIKDELMLFGLLSLLMSHWTFWVAKICVKHSALSSRFYPCPEKEYSGEAKLLKHILIGSIHSLNHSVIQKQEKIHGHDYCPEGLEPFASYESLEQLHRLLFVLAVTHVSYSFITIALAMLKINSWRKWENEAKSMANESRGSSGITTGNSGILCMSTVIFHHTSHPWSKHKYRIWMLCFFRQFWTSINKSEYMALRLGFLGNHRLHMSYDFHSYMLRSMEDEFRDIVGISVPLWVYAILCIFLDFHGAVSYFWLSFTPVIFILLVGTKMHHIVVKLAIEITDATPCFGSPFNLTDELFWFGRPEFMLQVIQLILFQTAFEMATFLWSLWEIREPSCFMDNRVHLVIRLTSGVIFQSWCSYVALPLYVIITQMGSRFRKTVVSEDVRISLHGWSTRVKEKLSQNRSPSIVSTRSTMSTRSTTSSNSVLDANDETALISRAGSSKRIRKI, from the exons ATGGAGAAAGAGAGGTCCTTGTCCGACAGCCCTTCATGGGCGGTGGCAATAGTCATAACCGTCATGGTTACCGTTTGTTTTTTCGTTAGCAACTCCTTGAAATGGTTTGGCAAG TGGTTGGATACGACCAAGAAGAAAGCACTCCTTTCTGCTTTAGAAAAGATCAAGGATG AGCTAATGCTTTTTGGGCTCCTGTCACTGTTGATGAGTCATTGGACGTTTTGGGTGGCTAAAATTTGTGTCAAACACTCGGCCTTGAGCAGCCGATTCTATCCATGTCCAGAGAAAGAGTACAGTGGTGAGGCAAAACTTCTAAAACACATACTCATTGGAAGCATACATTCGTTGAATCACTCAGTCATCCAAAAGCAGGAAAAGATCCACGGGCATGATTACTGCCCTGAG GGCCTTGAACCATTTGCTTCATATGAAAGCCTGGAGCAGCTTCATCGTCTATTGTTTGTTCTAGCTGTTACCCATGTTTCTTACAGCTTTATCACCATTGCtctggcaatgctgaag ATTAATAGCTGGAGGAAATGGGAAAATGAAGCAAAGTCGATGGCTAATGAGTCACGAG GGTCCTCAGGGATTACTACAGGAAATAGTGGAATTTTGTGCATGTCTACTGTCATTTTCCACCACACCTCCCATCCATGGAGCAAGCATAAATATCGCATTTGGATG CTATGTTTCTTCCGCCAATTCTGGACTTCTATAAATAAATCTGAGTACATGGCGCTGCGCTTGGGCTTCCTTGGT AATCACAGACTTCATATGTCCTATGATTTCCACAGTTATATGCTTCGTAGCATGGAGGATGAGTTTCGTGATATCGTAGGTATCAG TGTGCCTCTCTGGGTTTATGCCATTTTATGCATTTTTCTGGACTTTCATG GAGCTGTTTCTTACTTTTGGCTTTCTTTCACTCCTGTCATT TTCATCCTGCTAGTTGGTACAAAGATGCATCATATAGTGGTAAAGTTGGCTATTGAAATCACGGATGCAACTCCTTGTTTTGGAAGTCCGTTTAACCTGACAGATGAGCTTTTCTGGTTTGGGAGGCCTGAATTTATGCTACAAGTTATACAACTAATTTTATTTCAG ACTGCATTTGAGATGGCAACATTTCTTTGGTCACTG TGGGAAATTAGAGAACCTTCCTGCTTTATGGACAATCGTGTGCACCTTGTTATCCGCTTGACTTCTGG GGTCATTTTCCAGTCCTGGTGCAGTTATGTTGCACTTCCACTATATGTTATTATTACACAG ATGGGGTCAAGGTTTAGGAAAACAGTGGTTTCAGAAGATGTCAGAATATCACTTCATGGGTGGAGTACAAGGGTGAAGGAGAAGTTAAGTCAGAATCGTTCTCCTTCTATTGTGTCTACAAGATCTACCATGTCTACAAGATCAACCACCTCTTCGAATTCCGTGCTGGATGCAAATGATGAAACCGCCTTGATTAGCAGGGCAGGAAGCTCCAAAAGAATCAGGAAAATCTGA
- the LOC122084030 gene encoding MLO-like protein 4 isoform X2 encodes MEKERSLSDSPSWAVAIVITVMVTVCFFVSNSLKWFGKWLDTTKKKALLSALEKIKDELMLFGLLSLLMSHWTFWVAKICVKHSALSSRFYPCPEKEYSGEAKLLKHILIGSIHSLNHSVIQKQEKIHGHDYCPEGLEPFASYESLEQLHRLLFVLAVTHVSYSFITIALAMLKINSWRKWENEAKSMANESRGITTGNSGILCMSTVIFHHTSHPWSKHKYRIWMLCFFRQFWTSINKSEYMALRLGFLGNHRLHMSYDFHSYMLRSMEDEFRDIVGISVPLWVYAILCIFLDFHGAVSYFWLSFTPVIFILLVGTKMHHIVVKLAIEITDATPCFGSPFNLTDELFWFGRPEFMLQVIQLILFQTAFEMATFLWSLWEIREPSCFMDNRVHLVIRLTSGVIFQSWCSYVALPLYVIITQMGSRFRKTVVSEDVRISLHGWSTRVKEKLSQNRSPSIVSTRSTMSTRSTTSSNSVLDANDETALISRAGSSKRIRKI; translated from the exons ATGGAGAAAGAGAGGTCCTTGTCCGACAGCCCTTCATGGGCGGTGGCAATAGTCATAACCGTCATGGTTACCGTTTGTTTTTTCGTTAGCAACTCCTTGAAATGGTTTGGCAAG TGGTTGGATACGACCAAGAAGAAAGCACTCCTTTCTGCTTTAGAAAAGATCAAGGATG AGCTAATGCTTTTTGGGCTCCTGTCACTGTTGATGAGTCATTGGACGTTTTGGGTGGCTAAAATTTGTGTCAAACACTCGGCCTTGAGCAGCCGATTCTATCCATGTCCAGAGAAAGAGTACAGTGGTGAGGCAAAACTTCTAAAACACATACTCATTGGAAGCATACATTCGTTGAATCACTCAGTCATCCAAAAGCAGGAAAAGATCCACGGGCATGATTACTGCCCTGAG GGCCTTGAACCATTTGCTTCATATGAAAGCCTGGAGCAGCTTCATCGTCTATTGTTTGTTCTAGCTGTTACCCATGTTTCTTACAGCTTTATCACCATTGCtctggcaatgctgaag ATTAATAGCTGGAGGAAATGGGAAAATGAAGCAAAGTCGATGGCTAATGAGTCACGAG GGATTACTACAGGAAATAGTGGAATTTTGTGCATGTCTACTGTCATTTTCCACCACACCTCCCATCCATGGAGCAAGCATAAATATCGCATTTGGATG CTATGTTTCTTCCGCCAATTCTGGACTTCTATAAATAAATCTGAGTACATGGCGCTGCGCTTGGGCTTCCTTGGT AATCACAGACTTCATATGTCCTATGATTTCCACAGTTATATGCTTCGTAGCATGGAGGATGAGTTTCGTGATATCGTAGGTATCAG TGTGCCTCTCTGGGTTTATGCCATTTTATGCATTTTTCTGGACTTTCATG GAGCTGTTTCTTACTTTTGGCTTTCTTTCACTCCTGTCATT TTCATCCTGCTAGTTGGTACAAAGATGCATCATATAGTGGTAAAGTTGGCTATTGAAATCACGGATGCAACTCCTTGTTTTGGAAGTCCGTTTAACCTGACAGATGAGCTTTTCTGGTTTGGGAGGCCTGAATTTATGCTACAAGTTATACAACTAATTTTATTTCAG ACTGCATTTGAGATGGCAACATTTCTTTGGTCACTG TGGGAAATTAGAGAACCTTCCTGCTTTATGGACAATCGTGTGCACCTTGTTATCCGCTTGACTTCTGG GGTCATTTTCCAGTCCTGGTGCAGTTATGTTGCACTTCCACTATATGTTATTATTACACAG ATGGGGTCAAGGTTTAGGAAAACAGTGGTTTCAGAAGATGTCAGAATATCACTTCATGGGTGGAGTACAAGGGTGAAGGAGAAGTTAAGTCAGAATCGTTCTCCTTCTATTGTGTCTACAAGATCTACCATGTCTACAAGATCAACCACCTCTTCGAATTCCGTGCTGGATGCAAATGATGAAACCGCCTTGATTAGCAGGGCAGGAAGCTCCAAAAGAATCAGGAAAATCTGA
- the LOC122083756 gene encoding thiosulfate sulfurtransferase 18-like, with amino-acid sequence MAEARSVAVVNVDVHKAKDLIHSGHRYIDVRTTEEFSRGHVDVENILNIPYLFFTPEGRSKNPQFLEQVSSACSKDDLLVVSCQSGARSLLAATDLHSAGFKHVNNMAGGYGAWVENGFGVKKPEEKKPEVKKPEVKKPEEQL; translated from the exons ATGGCTGAAGCAAG GTCTGTAGCCGTTGTTAACGTTGACGTTCATAAGGCAAAGGATCTCATTCATTCTGGCCATCGTTACATAGACGTTAG GACCACAGAAGAATTTAGTAGAGGTCATGTAGATGTTGAAAACATTTTGAACATTCCTTACTTGTTTTTCACTCCAGAAG GGAGGTCGAAGAATCCCCAATTTCTGGAACAGGTTTCATCTGCTTGCAGCAAAGATGATCTTCTCGTAGTG AGCTGCCAAAGTGGGGCCAGATCACTTCTTGCAGCCACAGATCTTCACAGCGCA GGTTTCAAGCATGTGAACAACATGGCTGGGGGATATGGAGCATGGGTGGAGAATGGTTTCGGTGTGAAGAAACCAGAAGAGAAGAAACCTGAAGTGAAGAAACCTGAAGTGAAGAAACCTGAAGAGCAGCTGTGA